A part of Thermococcus sp. SY098 genomic DNA contains:
- a CDS encoding aminotransferase class I/II-fold pyridoxal phosphate-dependent enzyme has translation MLKPVEFKTHHGGAREEGLLDFSASLNPYLPEWVDEMFERANALSKRYIYWEKLEEELSNLIDEKVTVTAGITEALYLLGILAMREKRRVIISEHTYEEYERIARIFNAEVIKGPNNPEALAEFVTKSSIVFFCNPNNPDGKFYPPKRLKLLIQAVEDTDSLLVLDEAFIDFVKDARSPKGENVVKLRTFTKSYGLPGIRVGYVIGFDSAFKSVRMPWSIGSLGYAFLEFVIKDEFKHLKKTMPLIWKEKERIERALDVKSDANFFIKNVGDAKRAVEFFRRKGIAVRDCTSFGLPEYVRFSVRKREENEKLIDVFREFFQCSP, from the coding sequence ATGCTTAAACCAGTTGAATTTAAAACTCATCACGGCGGTGCAAGAGAGGAGGGACTGTTAGATTTTTCCGCCTCTTTAAATCCCTACCTTCCAGAATGGGTAGATGAGATGTTTGAACGTGCTAATGCCTTAAGCAAACGCTACATTTATTGGGAAAAGCTTGAAGAGGAACTTTCGAATTTGATTGACGAAAAAGTAACAGTTACGGCTGGAATCACCGAAGCACTCTATCTCCTCGGCATCCTTGCCATGAGGGAGAAGCGCAGGGTTATCATTTCGGAGCACACTTATGAGGAATATGAAAGAATTGCGAGAATTTTTAACGCTGAGGTTATCAAAGGCCCAAATAACCCAGAAGCACTGGCTGAATTTGTTACAAAGAGTAGCATTGTTTTCTTCTGCAATCCAAACAACCCAGATGGCAAATTTTACCCGCCAAAAAGACTCAAGCTTTTAATTCAAGCGGTGGAAGATACAGATTCACTCCTGGTTTTAGACGAGGCATTCATAGACTTCGTTAAAGATGCCAGAAGCCCGAAAGGGGAGAACGTTGTAAAGCTGAGAACATTCACGAAGAGCTACGGTTTGCCTGGAATCAGGGTTGGCTATGTCATTGGCTTTGATAGTGCATTTAAAAGCGTCAGAATGCCCTGGAGCATTGGCTCTTTAGGCTATGCGTTTCTGGAGTTCGTTATCAAAGATGAGTTTAAGCATTTGAAAAAAACTATGCCTCTAATCTGGAAAGAAAAAGAGCGCATTGAAAGAGCCCTCGATGTCAAAAGCGATGCTAACTTCTTCATAAAAAATGTCGGAGATGCAAAGAGAGCAGTTGAATTCTTCAGAAGGAAAGGAATAGCAGTTAGGGACTGCACCTCTTTTGGCCTGCCAGAATATGTTCGTTTCAGTGTGAGAAAAAGAGAAGAAAACGAAAAGCTGATAGATGTTTTCAGAGAATTCTTCCAATGCTCTCCATAA
- a CDS encoding DUF86 domain-containing protein yields the protein MSKRNYRLFLQDMLESIERIEEYTEGYDFETFTKDRKTVDAVLRNLEIIGEAARHIPENIRIQHPEIPWKRVIGLRNVVIHHYFGVDLSIVWVIIKKQLPELKNAVISLLEEI from the coding sequence ATGTCTAAGAGGAACTACAGGCTTTTTCTTCAAGACATGCTGGAAAGTATTGAACGGATTGAGGAGTATACAGAGGGATATGATTTCGAAACCTTTACAAAAGACAGAAAAACTGTTGATGCTGTTTTGAGAAATCTGGAAATAATTGGAGAAGCCGCCAGACACATTCCCGAGAATATACGGATACAACATCCTGAAATTCCATGGAAGCGCGTGATTGGATTAAGAAACGTAGTCATTCACCATTATTTTGGCGTTGATTTGAGCATAGTCTGGGTTATTATTAAAAAGCAGCTTCCCGAACTAAAGAACGCTGTAATCAGCTTGTTGGAGGAAATATGA
- the cbiB gene encoding adenosylcobinamide-phosphate synthase CbiB: protein MEHLGILILAIIWDLTLGEPPVFLHPTVWFGRLIGFFDRDYKRRSPALDFVAGTFASLFVIVVAFALSRLPEFLHRWISFALSVYLLKSSFAIKSLAQHVKNTIREDIEEQRKYVSWIVSRDVSKLDRAHLNSAAIESLAENMTDSVVAPLFYYLIFGLNGALIYRAVNTLDAMIGYRNERYLYFGKFAARLDDLLNFIPARITVLLFLPFNPGKVIEYWKKAKFKLNSDKPISAMSAVLGIWLEKKGVYRFEGKEPALEDIRRALRIYWVVVGEWIAFVFVSEIVKSFFVQ, encoded by the coding sequence ATGGAGCACCTCGGGATATTAATACTCGCGATCATCTGGGATTTAACTCTGGGTGAGCCTCCCGTTTTTCTTCACCCTACGGTGTGGTTTGGCAGGCTGATAGGTTTTTTTGATAGAGATTACAAAAGAAGGAGTCCAGCTTTAGATTTTGTTGCAGGAACTTTTGCTTCCCTATTTGTGATTGTGGTTGCTTTTGCGCTTTCGAGGCTTCCAGAGTTTTTACATAGATGGATAAGTTTTGCTTTGAGCGTTTACCTCCTAAAGAGCTCATTCGCCATCAAAAGCCTCGCCCAGCACGTGAAAAACACAATACGTGAGGATATTGAGGAGCAGCGGAAGTATGTCAGCTGGATTGTGAGCAGAGATGTATCAAAGCTGGATAGGGCTCATTTAAATTCAGCAGCAATTGAAAGCTTAGCTGAAAACATGACGGACAGCGTAGTTGCCCCTCTATTCTATTATCTCATCTTTGGACTGAATGGTGCCCTAATTTATAGAGCAGTAAACACCCTTGATGCCATGATCGGATACAGAAATGAACGGTACCTTTATTTCGGCAAGTTTGCCGCTCGTTTAGACGATTTGCTCAACTTCATTCCAGCTCGCATTACTGTTTTGCTTTTCCTGCCTTTTAATCCAGGGAAGGTCATAGAATACTGGAAAAAAGCTAAGTTCAAGCTAAACTCTGATAAGCCAATATCAGCTATGAGTGCCGTTTTAGGAATTTGGCTTGAGAAAAAAGGTGTTTATAGATTTGAGGGGAAAGAACCCGCATTGGAGGATATTAGAAGAGCTTTGAGAATTTATTGGGTTGTTGTCGGAGAATGGATAGCATTTGTATTCGTTTCCGAAATCGTTAAATCATTTTTTGTGCAATAA
- the hydB gene encoding NADPH-dependent hydrogenase/sulfhydrogenase 1 subunit beta encodes MRYVKLPQENVYEFLERLKNFGKLYAPVKISEKFYDFREIDDVRKIEFHYNRTIMPPKKFFFLPRETMFKFSISKAKYEEVVENVEPFVIFGLHACDIFGLKIMDTIYLDEFPDKYYKIRREKGIIIGISCMPDEYCFCNLRETDFADDGFDLFLHELPDGWLVRVGTPTGHRIVDKNIKLFEEVTTQDICNFRDFEKKRHQSFRYHEDWGNLRYLLELEMEHPMWDEQSELCLGCGNCNLTCPTCRCYDVQDIPNLDGDTGVRIRRWDSCQLRSHGLVAGGHNFRPTKKSRFMNRYLCKNAYNEKLGISYCVGCGRCTYFCPAGISFVRNLRTILGFEEKSCPPEMSEEIPKRGFAYASNIRGEGI; translated from the coding sequence ATGAGGTATGTGAAGCTGCCACAGGAAAATGTTTACGAATTTCTGGAGCGTTTAAAAAACTTTGGTAAGCTGTATGCTCCCGTAAAAATCTCAGAGAAGTTTTATGACTTCAGAGAGATAGATGATGTCAGGAAAATTGAATTCCATTACAACAGAACCATAATGCCACCTAAGAAGTTCTTCTTCCTGCCAAGAGAAACGATGTTTAAGTTCAGCATATCAAAGGCTAAATATGAAGAAGTTGTTGAGAACGTTGAACCCTTTGTGATCTTTGGACTTCATGCCTGTGACATCTTTGGGCTGAAGATTATGGACACGATATACCTTGATGAATTCCCAGATAAATACTATAAGATCCGCAGGGAGAAAGGTATCATCATAGGAATAAGCTGTATGCCAGATGAATACTGCTTCTGCAACCTGAGGGAGACAGACTTTGCAGATGACGGATTTGATCTTTTCCTTCACGAGCTTCCAGATGGATGGCTCGTGAGAGTCGGCACTCCAACGGGACACAGAATTGTTGACAAGAACATAAAGCTCTTTGAGGAGGTTACAACCCAAGATATCTGTAACTTTAGGGACTTTGAAAAGAAGAGACACCAATCATTCAGATATCATGAAGATTGGGGAAACCTGCGCTATCTCCTTGAGCTTGAAATGGAGCACCCGATGTGGGATGAGCAGAGTGAGCTCTGTTTAGGGTGTGGAAACTGTAACCTAACTTGTCCAACATGCAGATGTTATGATGTTCAAGATATACCGAATCTTGATGGCGACACTGGAGTTAGGATTAGAAGATGGGACTCATGCCAGCTGAGAAGCCACGGCCTGGTTGCTGGGGGACATAACTTTAGACCAACCAAGAAATCCCGTTTTATGAACCGCTATTTGTGCAAGAATGCATACAATGAAAAGCTTGGCATAAGCTATTGTGTTGGATGCGGAAGGTGCACATACTTCTGTCCTGCAGGAATAAGCTTCGTAAGGAACCTAAGGACAATTCTTGGTTTTGAAGAGAAATCATGTCCTCCTGAAATGAGTGAGGAGATTCCAAAGAGAGGATTCGCCTATGCAAGCAATATTAGGGGTGAAGGAATATGA
- a CDS encoding 4Fe-4S dicluster domain-containing protein, with protein sequence MARRILHVDYSLCIGCETCQSVCDFLHHGKPNIRIYYTESGLPIPINCRHCEKAPCMNVCPSNAIYKDTDGAVIIDPKKCIGCLMCLAVCPFGAPSYEARLKVVTKCDMCADRRRVGLEPACSEMCPAEAIFFGRPEEVEDEIRRRTAEKIARERISSTVMESIGRIL encoded by the coding sequence ATGGCAAGGAGGATTCTTCACGTTGATTACAGTCTCTGTATTGGATGTGAAACCTGTCAAAGTGTTTGTGATTTCCTCCACCATGGAAAACCGAATATAAGGATTTACTACACTGAATCCGGTTTGCCAATCCCAATAAACTGTAGGCACTGTGAGAAAGCCCCATGTATGAACGTATGCCCATCAAATGCTATCTACAAGGACACCGATGGTGCGGTAATCATTGACCCCAAGAAGTGTATTGGCTGTCTGATGTGTCTTGCCGTTTGTCCCTTCGGTGCTCCAAGCTATGAAGCAAGACTTAAGGTGGTCACAAAGTGTGACATGTGTGCTGACAGAAGAAGGGTTGGCTTGGAACCAGCATGCAGTGAAATGTGTCCAGCAGAAGCAATATTCTTTGGAAGACCAGAGGAAGTTGAAGACGAGATCAGAAGGAGAACTGCAGAAAAGATTGCAAGAGAGAGGATCTCCTCCACTGTTATGGAGAGCATTGGAAGAATTCTCTGA
- a CDS encoding FAD-dependent oxidoreductase, which yields MKGMRFAFLCREKPEPTGKKVAIIGAGPAGLSAAGYLVCHGHEVHIYDKLPEPGGLMLFGIPEFRIPIYRVRKGYEELENVFEVKFFPRTKVAFGNEEEEGDEFVENVVNFNELVEKYDAVLIATGTWESWMPNIEGVELEGVYPALDYLFKIKSAKLGHMSWDEVPPIEGKRVMVVGAGHTAVDAAMESLLLGAEKVYMSYRRTIREAPAGAYEINLLKQRGVKWLELTVPVRIVGEYGKVVAVELQKCKLGEPDESGRRRPIPIEGSNFQIDVDYVVFAVGQRPTPPFAGDVGIAVDKKGRIVVDSRHMTSREGVFAAGDVVIGPSKVGRAVLDGLLAAESMHMWLLGR from the coding sequence ATGAAAGGTATGAGGTTCGCTTTCTTATGTAGGGAAAAACCTGAGCCCACGGGAAAAAAAGTGGCAATAATTGGTGCAGGGCCGGCTGGATTAAGTGCTGCTGGGTATTTAGTCTGCCACGGACACGAAGTTCACATATACGATAAGCTACCGGAACCTGGTGGATTGATGCTCTTTGGAATCCCAGAGTTTAGGATACCGATATACAGAGTCAGAAAGGGGTATGAGGAGCTCGAAAATGTATTTGAAGTAAAGTTTTTCCCCAGAACCAAAGTTGCCTTTGGAAACGAGGAGGAGGAAGGAGATGAATTTGTGGAGAATGTTGTAAACTTCAATGAGCTGGTTGAAAAATATGACGCTGTTCTTATAGCGACGGGAACCTGGGAGTCATGGATGCCAAACATTGAGGGTGTCGAGTTGGAGGGGGTCTATCCGGCTTTGGACTATCTCTTCAAAATCAAATCAGCAAAGCTCGGGCACATGAGCTGGGATGAGGTTCCTCCAATTGAAGGAAAACGAGTTATGGTGGTTGGAGCAGGCCATACGGCTGTAGATGCCGCTATGGAGAGCCTACTCCTCGGAGCAGAGAAAGTTTACATGAGCTACAGAAGGACCATAAGGGAAGCTCCTGCCGGTGCTTATGAGATAAACCTCCTTAAGCAGAGGGGAGTTAAGTGGCTCGAACTTACGGTTCCTGTGAGGATTGTTGGTGAGTACGGCAAAGTTGTCGCTGTTGAGTTGCAAAAATGTAAGCTTGGAGAGCCAGACGAAAGCGGAAGGAGAAGACCAATTCCGATTGAAGGCTCAAACTTCCAAATCGATGTGGATTACGTAGTATTTGCAGTTGGGCAGAGGCCAACACCACCCTTTGCTGGAGATGTTGGAATTGCCGTTGACAAGAAGGGCAGAATTGTAGTTGACTCAAGACACATGACAAGCAGGGAGGGAGTGTTCGCTGCTGGTGACGTTGTTATCGGACCATCAAAGGTCGGTAGAGCGGTGTTAGATGGTCTGCTGGCTGCTGAAAGCATGCACATGTGGCTTCTTGGGAGGTGA
- the hydG gene encoding NADPH-dependent hydrogenase/sulfhydrogenase 1 subunit gamma — MMTTTQIVHGDNPYALEKVKVLKVYKLTDKEKLFLFRFEDPEIAETWTFKPGQFVQLTIPGVGEVPISICSSPMRKGFFELCIRKAGRVTTVVHRLQPGDTVLVRGPYGNGFPVDEWEGMDLLLIAAGLGTAPLRSVFLYAMDNRWKYGNITFINTARYGKDLLFYKELEAMKDLAESENVKIIQSVTRDPEWPGLKGRPQNFIVEANTNPKKTAVAICGPPRMYKAVFESLINYGYRPENIFVTLERRMKCGIGKCGHCNVGTSTSWKYICKDGPVFGYFDIISTPGLLD, encoded by the coding sequence ATGATGACCACCACCCAAATTGTCCATGGTGATAACCCCTACGCTCTTGAAAAGGTCAAGGTTTTGAAAGTTTACAAGCTCACAGATAAAGAAAAGCTGTTCCTTTTTAGGTTTGAAGATCCTGAGATAGCAGAGACCTGGACATTCAAGCCGGGGCAGTTTGTTCAGCTGACAATTCCTGGGGTTGGTGAAGTTCCAATAAGCATATGCTCCTCACCAATGAGAAAGGGATTCTTCGAGCTTTGTATAAGAAAAGCTGGGAGAGTTACAACAGTGGTTCACAGATTGCAGCCCGGAGATACAGTTCTGGTAAGAGGGCCTTATGGAAATGGATTCCCCGTTGATGAGTGGGAGGGAATGGATCTGCTTTTGATAGCAGCTGGTCTCGGTACTGCCCCTCTTAGGAGCGTCTTCCTCTACGCAATGGACAACAGATGGAAGTACGGAAACATAACCTTCATCAACACAGCTCGTTATGGAAAGGATCTTCTCTTCTACAAGGAACTTGAGGCAATGAAAGATTTGGCAGAATCTGAAAATGTGAAGATCATCCAAAGTGTTACAAGAGATCCCGAATGGCCCGGACTGAAGGGTAGGCCTCAGAACTTCATTGTTGAAGCCAATACAAACCCAAAGAAGACAGCTGTCGCCATTTGTGGGCCCCCAAGAATGTACAAGGCAGTCTTTGAATCCCTCATAAACTACGGATATAGACCAGAGAACATTTTCGTCACGTTGGAGAGAAGAATGAAGTGCGGAATTGGCAAATGCGGCCACTGCAACGTTGGAACAAGCACTTCTTGGAAGTACATCTGCAAAGATGGTCCAGTATTTGGATACTTCGACATAATTTCAACACCAGGCTTGCTCGACTGA
- a CDS encoding 4Fe-4S dicluster domain-containing protein, giving the protein MTRSIHLDIKAPYSPNKYLIEQSDAEMLRSELCIGCAACVNACPFDAIGIVDNSKRVIHFSPEKCGNCSFECNDVCPTRAIERRPDKITLEFEYAFCLECGRRLMRTKKEAEYYAQQLLKMGEKVEFAFICDECKMKKISSVSDKYSGYLI; this is encoded by the coding sequence ATGACACGAAGTATTCATTTGGACATAAAAGCACCTTATAGCCCAAATAAGTACTTAATTGAACAAAGTGATGCTGAAATGCTGAGAAGTGAACTGTGTATAGGATGTGCAGCATGTGTAAATGCATGCCCCTTTGATGCTATTGGGATAGTTGACAATAGCAAAAGAGTAATTCACTTCTCTCCAGAAAAATGCGGCAACTGTAGCTTTGAATGCAATGATGTGTGTCCAACAAGGGCAATAGAGAGAAGACCAGATAAAATAACCCTGGAATTTGAATATGCCTTCTGCCTCGAATGTGGCAGAAGATTAATGCGAACTAAGAAAGAGGCAGAATATTATGCTCAACAGTTGCTTAAAATGGGCGAAAAGGTCGAATTTGCATTTATCTGTGATGAATGTAAGATGAAAAAGATTTCCTCTGTCTCTGACAAATACTCAGGCTACCTGATTTAG
- a CDS encoding nucleotidyltransferase family protein — MGVMMKSIEEIEEILRRHKDELHKRFGVKKIAIFGSYARGEADELSDVDILVEFERPIGWEIVDLKEYLEEILGIRVDLITKNAALNRKRLWEQIRRDIVYV, encoded by the coding sequence ATGGGGGTAATGATGAAGTCCATTGAGGAGATTGAAGAAATTCTGCGCAGGCATAAAGATGAACTGCATAAAAGATTTGGTGTAAAAAAGATTGCAATCTTTGGCTCATATGCAAGAGGAGAAGCTGATGAGCTTAGTGATGTTGATATTCTCGTTGAGTTTGAGAGACCAATTGGTTGGGAGATTGTAGATCTAAAAGAGTATCTTGAGGAAATCCTTGGAATTAGGGTTGATTTGATTACTAAAAACGCCGCATTGAACCGAAAAAGGTTGTGGGAACAAATTAGGAGGGACATTGTTTATGTCTAA
- the hydD gene encoding NADPH-dependent hydrogenase/sulfhydrogenase 1 subunit delta, producing the protein MENRKIRIGFYALTSCYGCQLQFAMMDEILQLIDKAKIECWYMLSRDSSEEREVDIAFIEGSVSTEEEVELVRKIREKAKIVVAVGSCAVHGGVQSWGKEKELEQLWKTVYGDGKVKFEPKMAEPVEKFIKVDYKLYGCPPEKKDFLYALGTFLVGSWPEDIDYPVCVECRLRGNSCILIEKGEPCLGPVTVAGCDARCPAYDVACIGCRGAVGYDVAWFDSLAREFKKKGFTKEEILDRMRIFNAHNPKLEEMVNKIFEEGE; encoded by the coding sequence ATGGAAAACAGGAAGATTAGGATAGGATTTTACGCTCTCACATCATGCTACGGTTGTCAGCTACAGTTTGCCATGATGGATGAAATACTTCAGCTCATTGATAAAGCAAAAATCGAGTGTTGGTATATGCTGAGCAGAGATAGCAGTGAGGAGAGAGAGGTTGATATAGCGTTCATTGAGGGAAGCGTCTCAACAGAGGAAGAAGTTGAACTCGTTAGAAAAATTAGGGAAAAGGCGAAGATTGTAGTTGCCGTTGGGTCCTGTGCAGTTCATGGCGGAGTGCAGAGCTGGGGTAAGGAAAAAGAACTTGAGCAGCTCTGGAAGACAGTCTATGGAGACGGAAAGGTCAAATTTGAGCCAAAGATGGCGGAACCAGTTGAAAAGTTTATAAAAGTTGACTACAAGCTCTACGGATGCCCACCAGAAAAGAAAGACTTTCTCTATGCATTGGGAACCTTCTTAGTGGGGTCATGGCCGGAGGACATTGATTATCCCGTATGCGTCGAGTGCAGACTGAGAGGCAACTCCTGCATTCTCATCGAAAAAGGTGAACCCTGTCTGGGTCCAGTTACAGTGGCAGGCTGTGATGCAAGGTGTCCGGCCTATGACGTTGCGTGCATAGGATGCAGAGGAGCCGTTGGTTATGATGTTGCATGGTTCGACTCACTGGCAAGGGAGTTCAAGAAGAAAGGCTTCACAAAGGAGGAAATCCTTGACAGGATGAGGATTTTCAATGCTCATAATCCAAAGCTCGAGGAAATGGTTAACAAAATTTTTGAGGAGGGTGAATGA